The genomic region AGAGATAAAGGTTATTAAAGACAATACCTATAAAACAATAGCGGAAAGACCGATTTACAGCGTGTTGGAGGTCAATTTCTAAAAGCATACCAATTAAATAATTACAATTTTCGATTTAAGATTTATGAGGATTTCTTTTGTGAAGGTTGTTTACGCTACTCAGTATTTTTAATCGAGTATGAATGAGGTTGCTCCCTTCGGTCGGAATCACTCAAAACGGCAAGCTAAAGACCGGTCTGTTTTTTATTTCGTGCTAGACCTTTACGGCTTTATGTTTTTGCCAATATAGATCTTTATCAATCCAAATAACCATCAATATAAAAAACCGAAAGTCTGTAATAAAATCAACTCATAAATTTCTAACTTAACTTTTATCACGTAGCGATATATTTTTATTATAAAAACACGTACTTTTGCGCCAAATTTAAATACGGCTATAAGGTTGTATATAAATTAGTATAGTAAAACACGACCTAATTTGGTTGTAAAACTTTTATTAAAAAAATGGCAACAAACAGAACATTTACAATGATTAAGCCAGATGCTGTAGAAAACGGACACATCGGGGCTATTCTAGAAAAAATAACAGCTTCAGGTTTTAAAATCGTTGCAATGAAGTATACGCAGCTAAGTAAGCGCGATGCAGAAGCTTTTTATGCGGTACATAGCGAGCGTCCTTTTTTCGGAGAGTTGGTGGAGTTTATGACACGCGGACCTATTGTGGCTGCTATCCTTGAAAAAGACAATGCAGTAGAAGATTTTAGAACCCTTATTGGAGCGACCAATCCAGATGAGGCGGCAGAAGGTACCATCCGTAAATTATTTGCAACTTCTATTGGGGAAAATGCAGTTCACGGATCTGATAGCGATGAAAATGCTGCTATCGAAGGGGCTTTTCATTTTTCTGGAAGAGAGGTTTTCTAAGGAAACTAAAATATAATATCTACAAAAGCTCTACTTTTAAGTAGGGCTTTTTTTATCTCAATACTATCTTCTTGATAATTTCTTTCCCTAATTCTTCATTAAGCATATTTACAATTTTCTGCTTTCCATAGCTTAATTCCTGCCGTAAAACAGCAGAAGACAGAGAGACGTAAAGAGTATCATCTTTTAATTGAACTTGAGTAGTGTAGTTATTAACACCATTGCCCATTAAATTCTGCCAAGCATTGCGCACATCTACTTTGTCCATGCCCTTTTCCAATTTGTTTTCAGTAACAAATTCTTTTAAGGCATCGTTGAGGGAAATGTATTCGTTGCGTCTTTTTGCCATTATTTTAATGAGAATTTTTCAAAACGTTTATAATAATATTCTTTATTCTGTGCATTTTTAACACCAAACCTATCTTGGGTCAATAATATGAGTTCTTCCTTTCGGCTGTCCTCTTCATTTGTATATGTTAAAAACAACTTTTCACCTTCTTTCTCGATACTGAAATCTTCATTTTCATTCATGCTAACAAATCTTCCATCAAGTTTAGGTATTACTTTTTCTCGAACCCCTGACGAATCTTTTTGTAATTGAATATGATCTATTAACGTATTCACCTTATAGGTTTTTGTTTCTTCGGAAGGAAAAGTAACTTTTTCAATTTCCCAATATCCATTTAGATAGGAAATGTCTTCAATGGGCTGTTTGTTACATCCAAAAAGGATTAAAGCGATACAAATGAATAGGTTGAATTTCAAGGCTCTTTATTTTTCAATACAAAGTTAGCCAAAACTTATTCAAAGCATCACAAAAAAGGAAGAGTTTATACCTTTAAATACTAAAAGAACTTCCCCTAAAAACATAAATATCTTTCTGAATGTTATCCTTATATTTGGGGGCTTTATTATTTATACACCTCAAAATTACTTAATCGAACAATCCCGCATGTTTTCTAAAATAATAATACTTCTTTATTTAGTTTTTAATTTTTCCTGCAGCCAAGAATCCAGAGGTTCAGCAGCGGCAATATTTGCTAGTTCTTCTCAAGATTCAACAAAGATATGGGCTCCCAAACAGCTGAAAAAATATTATAAAGACGTAGATTTCTCTTTTAGAGGAGAAGATTTATACGACGCCCTGGCAGTTGCTACCATTGCAAATCATACTAATATATTGACCTATAGCAAACGCCATAATTATTTATATAAAATAGATGCTGTTCCCCGCCAAAAAGATAGCGTAATATTAATGTATACCGGTGAAAAGCGCTATTGGAAAGAGTATGTTTCTGGTAAAAACAACTATCCCGTTCAAACTTTCAATACAGAGCATGTTTATCCACAATCGCTCATAGAAAATACTGCAAAAGGGGACTTGCATCATCTTCGGGTATGCAATGAACGTACAAATACAAGGAGGAGCAATAATCCGTTTACCGATGGTTCTGGTCGATATAAGCTGAAATATAAAAGTTGGTACCCCGGCGATGAGTGGAAAGGCGATGTAGCCCGCATGATTATGTACTTAAGTTTGCGCTATGATGAATCTTTTGAAGACGTAGGAGGTTTGAATTTGTTTTTAAAATGGAATGCCGAAGATCCTGTTTCCGAATTTGAGAAACAGCGCAACGAGCAAATCTTTTTAGTACAAGGGAACAGAAACCCTTTTATAGACAACCCTTTCTTGGCTACTTTAACATGGGGAGGGCCTAAGGCAGAAAATTTGTGGTAATATTTATTTAGATATGCTTCAGCATGTCTTTAATTGAATAGAGATTCTTTAATAAGGGACTTAAAAAGGTAGCTTAAATTGTTTTCCGTAAATTTTTATTGAAAAACACTGCTTTTTATAATGATCTTAGCTGAAGTGTTTTACAACGCATTTTTAGAAGTTTACAATGCCATTTCCAATTGGAGTCTCGGTTCTCTGGGCTAAGTAAGGTTGTTTTTATCTACTAATTATTATAATAATTTACACATTGCTAACAAAAAATGTTAAATAATTAACTATCTTTGCAATTCGCTTTTTTTTGAACTAAAAATAAATTTAAATGGAAATAATCTCTTCTGAAGCACTTAGTATTCAACACGAAAAGGTAGGAACTTATGAGTTCAGCAGATTCGAGAAAATTCATAATGTTGTTTTTGAAAAATCTTCGAAAGCCTCTTATCTAGTAGCCAAAGAGATAGCAGATCTTATACGTTCCAAAGCCAAAAGGGATGAAAAATGCATTCTAGGCTTGGCAACAGGATCTTCGCCAATAAGGGTTTATGAGGAGTTAATAAAAATGCATCGTGAAGAGGGTTTAAGTTTTAAAAACGTTATTACTTTTAATCTGGACGAGTATTATCCCATGAATCCAGAAAGCATTCATAGTTACCATTACTTTATGAATGAAAACCTCTTCAATCATATAGACATTCCAAAAGACCAAATTCATATTCCAGAAGGAACTATTCCGCAAGAGAAAATCCATGAATATTGTGCGGCGTACGAAAATAAAATAGAGAGCTATGGCGGACTTGATTTTCAGCTATTGGGTATTGGTCGTACTGGCCATATTGGGTTTAACGAACCAGGATCCCACTATAATTCTGTAACCCGGAGCATCACTTTAGACCAATTAACTAGGGAGGATGCTGCCAGTTCTTTTTTAGGGATTGAAAATGTACCTAAAAAGGCTATTACCATGGGAGTTGGCACGGTAACCAATGCCAAACGTATTGTTCTTCTAGCTTGGGGTCATAAAAAAGCAGAAATTATTAAAAGAACAATAGAAGGGGAGATATCAAGTCAAATCCCGGCAACATATCTTCAAGAGCATTCTAATACCACTTTTGTGCTAGATACCGAGGCCGCTTCTTTATTAACGCGCTTTGAATCTCCATGGTTGGTTGATGCGGTGGAATGGACCAATGCAATGACCAAACGCGCAGTGATATGGCTTTGCGATAAGTTGGAAAAATCTATTTTAAGATTAACTGACAAGGATTATAATGAAAACGGATTAGCTTATTTATTAACGGAAAAAGGATCTTCCTATGATTTGAATATCGAAATGTTCAATCAACTACAGCACACTATCACCGGATGGCCAGGAGGTAAACCAAATGCCGATGATAGTAAACGTCCAGAACGTAAA from Galbibacter sp. BG1 harbors:
- a CDS encoding nucleoside-diphosphate kinase, coding for MATNRTFTMIKPDAVENGHIGAILEKITASGFKIVAMKYTQLSKRDAEAFYAVHSERPFFGELVEFMTRGPIVAAILEKDNAVEDFRTLIGATNPDEAAEGTIRKLFATSIGENAVHGSDSDENAAIEGAFHFSGREVF
- a CDS encoding DUF721 domain-containing protein, whose amino-acid sequence is MAKRRNEYISLNDALKEFVTENKLEKGMDKVDVRNAWQNLMGNGVNNYTTQVQLKDDTLYVSLSSAVLRQELSYGKQKIVNMLNEELGKEIIKKIVLR
- the nagB gene encoding glucosamine-6-phosphate deaminase; this translates as MEIISSEALSIQHEKVGTYEFSRFEKIHNVVFEKSSKASYLVAKEIADLIRSKAKRDEKCILGLATGSSPIRVYEELIKMHREEGLSFKNVITFNLDEYYPMNPESIHSYHYFMNENLFNHIDIPKDQIHIPEGTIPQEKIHEYCAAYENKIESYGGLDFQLLGIGRTGHIGFNEPGSHYNSVTRSITLDQLTREDAASSFLGIENVPKKAITMGVGTVTNAKRIVLLAWGHKKAEIIKRTIEGEISSQIPATYLQEHSNTTFVLDTEAASLLTRFESPWLVDAVEWTNAMTKRAVIWLCDKLEKSILRLTDKDYNENGLAYLLTEKGSSYDLNIEMFNQLQHTITGWPGGKPNADDSKRPERKSPEKKRVIIFSPHPDDDVISMGGTFDRLVAQGHEVHIAYQTSGNIAVSNADALKFAEVAMDFLPEGKELEKLRSTIKAIEQKKENEIDPIEVRELKGLIRKRESIAATRYFDVPDEQVHFLNLPFYETGAVKKNPLGEQDINIVKNLIETIKPHQVYAAGDLADPHGTHKVCLDAVFKAMRELKSEAYMDDCWLWLYRGAWHEWEIHEIDMAVPMSPDQVLRKRKAIFFHQTQKDGVLFQGEDLREFWVRAEDRNKKTAAHYRKLGLADYAAIEAFKRFEY
- a CDS encoding endonuclease I family protein, giving the protein MFSKIIILLYLVFNFSCSQESRGSAAAIFASSSQDSTKIWAPKQLKKYYKDVDFSFRGEDLYDALAVATIANHTNILTYSKRHNYLYKIDAVPRQKDSVILMYTGEKRYWKEYVSGKNNYPVQTFNTEHVYPQSLIENTAKGDLHHLRVCNERTNTRRSNNPFTDGSGRYKLKYKSWYPGDEWKGDVARMIMYLSLRYDESFEDVGGLNLFLKWNAEDPVSEFEKQRNEQIFLVQGNRNPFIDNPFLATLTWGGPKAENLW